The Arachis hypogaea cultivar Tifrunner chromosome 19, arahy.Tifrunner.gnm2.J5K5, whole genome shotgun sequence genome has a window encoding:
- the LOC112779802 gene encoding uncharacterized protein has protein sequence MLRAEDAIKEMFRQSKTAYQPYTDIINSRWDKHLKKDLHAAAYFLNPKFFFNENYKEAPDVMRGLLDLVTLYCKCNNLDSVQAMKEIHLYRDRKESFDRQEVIPAASELKPDEWWRLFGGSAPCLQKIAVRILSQASASSGCERNWSLFDQIHTKRRNRLEHDRLNDIVYVTYNLRLKSRKEKEKRKQKTQHDPIDYESISQVDFWVTEEVVEKEPDLPSNVDDLLREIDADLYQSGGGSSGLYAASLSSANQGGNEGEDHPTEADLQQVLADFDN, from the exons ATGCTAAGGGCAGAAGATGCAATTAAGGAGATGTTTAGGCAATCCAAGACTGCATATCAGCCGTACACAGATATTATCAACTCAAGATGGGACAAGCATTTGAAGAAAGATCTTCATGCGGCAGCTTACTTCCTGAATCCTAAattcttttttaatgaaaattataaAGAAGCACCTGATGTTATGCGAGGTTTGCTTGATCTTGTTACCTTGTATTGCAAGTGTAACAATTTGGATTCAGTTCAGGCAATGAAAGAAATACATTTATATAGAGATCGGAAGGAAAGTTTTGATAGACAAGAAGTTATTCCAGCTGCATCTGAACTTAAGCCTG ATGAATGGTGGAGGTTATTCGGAGGCTCTGCTCCATGTCTACAAAAGATAGCTGTTCGCATTCTTAGCCAAGCATCTGCTTCTTCTGGGTGTGAGAGAAATTGGAGCCTTTTTGACCAGAttcatacaaaaagaagaaatagattgGAGCATGATAGACTGAATGACATTGTTTATGTTACCTATAATTTGCGTCTTAAATCCAG gaaggaaaaagaaaaaagaaagcaaaagacacAACATGATCCAATTGATTATGAAAGTATCAGTCAAGTTGACTTCTGGGTGACTGAAGAGGTTGTAGAGAAAGAGCCTGATCTTCCTAGTAATGTGGATGACTTATTGC gtgaaattgatgctgatttaTATCAAAGTGGCGGTGGTAGTAGTGGTCTTTATGCTGCATCTCTTTCTTCTGCTAATCAGGGTGGGAATGAAGGTGAAGATCATCCCACCGAAGCAGATTTGCAACAAGTTCTTGCGGATTTTGATAATTGA
- the LOC140182124 gene encoding uncharacterized protein, with protein sequence MEDSINQEATADNNASVNNNMSADTPILNDEANPNSRSANDSHSQGSSNLRGKTDLAWKYVALQHVNGKPQYQCLFCLQVFNGGGIHRMKKHLAKITGDVKKCPKVPYDVEKQMESLLKDIQASKKKRKVSFGEEGGDEVEDAIDEAIAQEEQEQQRTSSQQGVGGDPKKKAKVIPPMFAPRTTPGAQPSIKSVMQNKEAVHEVDKRFARWLLDCKIPFNAVMSPYFQDMLDGVAGIGPGYKGPSYDKLRVHLLADLKRESQLLVDSYRSAWKETGCTLMADGWTDQRQRTLINFLVYCSKGLCFLKSVDASSMVKNASHLCTLFSEVIEWIGPNNIVHVVTDNAANYVAAGRLINRKYDNIYWSPCAAHCLNLILKDISSMAHISNLATRASKITVFVYNHTVFLSWLRERPKWREIVRPGATRFATVFITLKSIFDRKKELQQLVVDSIFTDHKLGRSATGRAGC encoded by the exons atggaagatagtattaatcaagaagcaacTGCTGATAACAATGCTTCTGTGAATAATAACATGTCTGCCGATACTCCTATTCTGAATGATGAGGCTAATCCTAATTCCCGTAGTGCTAACGATAGTCATTCACAAGGTTCTTCTAACCTTAGGGGAAAAACAGATTTAGCTTGGAAATATGTTGCTCTACAACACGTGAATGGAAAACCACAATATCAATGTTTATTTTGTCTACAAGTTTTCAATGGAGGTGGAATTCACAGGATGAAGAAACATCTAGCAAAGATTACTGGAGACGTGAAAAAATGTCCTAAAGTTCCATATGATGTGGAAAAACAGATGGAAAGTTTGTTGAAAGATATTCAGgccagcaaaaagaaaagaaaagtaagttTTGGTGAAGAGGGTGGTGATGAGGTAGAGGATGCAATTGATGAGGCAATAGCTCAAGAAGAACAGGAACAGCAGCGTACCTCGAGTCAGCAAGGAGTTGGAggcgatccaaagaaaaaagccaAAGTCATTCCTCCTATGTTTGCACCAAGAACAACTCCAGGAGCTCAACCAAGTATTAAAAGTGTTATGCAAAACAAAGAGGCGGTACACGAGGTTGATAAACGATTTGCTCGGTGGCTTTTGGATTGTAAAATTCCATTTAATGCTGTGATGTCGCCATATTTCCAAGATATGTTAGATGGTGTTGCTGGTATTGGACCTGGTTACAAGGGGCCTTCTTATGATAAGttaagggttcatttgttggctgATCTTAAAAGAGAAAGTCAACTGCTAGTTGATAGTTATAGGAGTGCATGGAAGGAAACTGGATGTACCCTCATGGCTGATGGTTGGACAGATCAAAGACAAAGAACATTAATCAATTTCTTGGTGTATTGTTCTAAAGGTTTGTGCTTTCTGAAATCAGTAGATGCTTCCAGTATGGTAAAAAATGCTTCACACTTGTGTACTTTGTTTTCTGAGGTGATTGAATGGATTGGCCCAAATAATATTGTGCATGTTGTGACTGACAATGCAGCCAATTATGTTGCTGCTGGTAGGCTTATCAATAGAAAATATGATAATATCTATTGGTCACCATGTGCTGCTCATTgccttaatcttattttaaaagatataagcAGCATGGCGCATATTTCTAACCTTGCAACTCGTGCTTCAAAGATCACAGTATTTGTGTACAATCATACGGTTTTCTTATCTTGGCTAAGAGAAAGACCTAAGTGGAGAGAAATTGTACGTCCTGGTGCAACCCGGTTTGCAACTGTGTTTATTACATTGAAGAGCATCTTTGACCGTAAAAAGGAGTTGCAACAATTGGTTGTAGATTCAATTTTCACTGATCACAAATTAGGAAGGAGTGCTACTGGTAGAGCT GGTTGTTGA